The Edaphobacter flagellatus sequence TTACCGGATCGGTGCTGGCGCTGCAGTCGGCGTCTTCGCTGAAGACCTTTGGCGCAGTCAGCATGACGGGAAACCTGGTCGCGCTGGCAATGGTCAAGGAGCTGGGCCCCGTGCTGACGGGACTCATGCTGGCCGGACGCAATGCGGCGGGCATGGCCTCGGAGCTCGGCTCGATGAAGGTGACCGAGCAGATCGATGCCATGCGCGCACTGGGAACCGATCCGGTCCGCAAGCTGGTGACGCCCCGGCTGTATGCGACGGTGATTATGCTTTTCTTCCTGACGATCATTGCCGACGCCGTAGGAATCGCAGGAGGCGCTCTAATCAGCGTGGCGATGCTGGGCATGAACGCATCGACTTACTTCAGCTCATCGTATCGCTCGCTCCAATATGCCGACATCGTGCAGGGGTTGACGAAGCCACTGTTCAGCGCCTTCATTGTGGCAACCGTAGGCTGCTATTTCGGCATGACGACCAAGGGTGGTACTCAAGGTGTGGGACGTTCCACCACGCAGGCCGTGGTTGTCTCCTCCATCTTCATCATTTTTGTTGACCTGCTGGTCACCCGCGCCATGATCGGCATCTTTGGCCGGTAAAGGGAAACCTATGGCCGAGGATCTTTTGACGGACGACAAAACGAAACTGGAGAACGCGGCCCCGGGAGAGCCGGTCGTGGTCTTCGAAAACGTGTCGATTGCGTTTGACCTGAAGCCGGTCCTGATCGACGTTTCCTTCAACGTCCAGCCGGGCGAGACGCGCATCATTCTGGGGCCTGCCGGTGGCGGTAAATCCGTATTGATGAAGCTGGCAAACGGACTGATGGCTCCGGATTCGGGTTCGATACAAGTCTTCGGCGAAGAGATTACGACGATGCGCGAGCGCGATCTCTACAAGCTGCGCGCCAGAATCGGCATGGTCTTTCAGGAGTCGGCGCTGTTCGATTCCCTCTCCGTTGAGGACAATGTCGCGTATCGCCTGTACGAAGAACATGTGCCAGAGAAAGAGGCGCACGAGCGTGTCGTGGAGGCTCTGAAGTTCGTCGAGCTGGAGCAGGCAATCAACAAATTCCCGCCAGAGCTTTCAGGCGGTATGCGGCGGCGTGTCTCAATTGCACGTGCAATCGTCTCAAGGCCCGACCTGATTCTTTACGATTCGCCCACGGGCGGGCTTGACCCCATCACCTCAACGACGATCATCGAGCTGGTCATGAAGCAGCGCGACGTAAACCATACGACATCGCTGGTCATCACGCATCGCTTACAGGACGCGTTTACGTTGGCGATGAATCGGTTCGATCCGAAGACAAACACGATGGAGCGCATCCCCAACAATGGCATCGACGAAAGCACAAAGTTTCTGGTACTGAACGAGGGTAAGGTCGTCTTCGACGGGACGACACGGGAACTGGTGAGCAGCACCGATCCGTGGCTGAAGCAATATCTTTCCTGATCGATACAGCGGCCTAGCTGTGCTCCTTTTTCCACTGCTCGTAAGGGATGCGCGGGATGTTCATGAAGCTGTCGCGCGTGCGCACATAATTGCCCAGCCCATTCATACGACCGATAGCGTGTAACTCTTCGGCACGAATATAGGGACCGGCGGGATCAACGTACTGGTCTTCGATATACATCGAGACGACACGGCCGAGGATGATGCGCGAGCGGCCGATCTCCATCGTGGTGTACTCGCGGCATTCGAGCGCTGCGTGGGCCTGGGCGATACGAGGCACTTTCACGACGGCTGAGGGAGCCGTTTCCAGATTCGCCATATCCAGCTCGGAGACTCCGGCAGGAAAGTCGGTGGCGCAGATGTTCATCTGCTGAGCGATATCCTCGGTGACTACGTTGATAACGAATTCCCCGGTGCGTCGAATATTGCGCGCGGTATCTTTGGGGACGAACCGCTCCGTGGGGCGGTCGGTAACGCCGATGCCCACAATCGGAGGATCTGTGCAGAGATAGTTGTATGCACTAAAGGGAGCAGCGTTGATAATGCCTGCTTCATCGATGCTGGTAATGAGCGCAATGGGCCGTGGAGCCACCAGCCCGATAAGCAGGTTATAAATCTCCCGGTGCGTGGCCTTTTCCATGTCGAACTTCATGGCAACTCCTCCGTAGAGGGTACAGGAAAAGAAGACCGACTTAGACTCGCGATAGGGGGTGCGTTTACTTCTTGGCCGTCGTGTCTTTGGCTGGAGCGGGAGCGGACGCAGGCAGGGTGTAGATAACCTCGCCAGGCCGGGTGTAGTGAAGCTCCTCGCGAGCCTGATGCTCAATGGCATTGGGGTCGTTCTGCAGGCGATCGACATGCCCCTTGAGTAGTTCATTTTCGTGCTGGAGGCTCTTGAGCTGCTCATCGAGCTGCCGGGTATCGTGACGCTTCTGCTCGTAAGCGGTCAGGCCATTCTGGCCGAAGACCACGTGATAGCCAAGCGCGATGGCAAGAGCGGCTGCAGCTACGGTTACTCCCTTCCTCCAATTGGAGAGAGCCTGGTGATAAAAACGCACAACACGAGAAGGATTTCTCACGCCAGCGCCGGATTTACCTGAAGCAGCCATCATGATTGAGTACAAAAGTTTGGGATAGAGGCGTCAAGTGGAAAACCCCTGTTGCCCGCCGTGTGTATCTGACTGGTAATGCTTTTATGCGTCCTTTTGTGACGACGGGTAGCGCGAGAGGGGGTCACCCATGTGTTGTAGAGACCGTGGGAATAAGATGCACGAAACTCCCGCCATCTTGATATCCTTCTGAGGGTGCTCATTCTCTACATCATCTCGGCCGCCTGCTTTGCCGCCCTGATTGCAGCAAGCATTGCGATGGTGCGTCATGTACAGGCGGGACACAGGCGTGAGCGGCCATCAGTTCCCCCTGTGCCGGAGTTCAGCCGCCACTTGTACGCCGCGACTGAGCATCGGCCGATGCGTTCGCCACGGCAGGTTCCTCAGCAAACCGTCCAGGGGATTACAGCAAAGAAGCCGTGGAATGCTCCCTCGCAGTCGATTGAGATTCACCCTGCAGGCGAGGATCAGCCGGTAGCAGGACAGCGCAAAGGGCCCCAATCCGCACACTCCCAGCACGCCGAATTCGCAGGCGGACGTATGGACTGGGCTTACTTCAACAAAGATTATGGCGACCTGACGGACCCGCACCCATCACGGCAGGTCCATGTCGCCGGAACGAAAAACACTTCAAGAAGACGCTTTTAGCGCGAAAGGACTCTCACCATGCAATCCACCTTCTCTGCCCCTCAGGGTCTGGCGCAAAGCTCCACACGCTCGTTTGCGGAGTCTCTGCCTGGGCGCGCCGTACTGATCGTTGCCGCAACGGTCTTTATCGCTGTCTGCGCACACATCACCGTGCCGCTTCCCTTCACGCCTGTGCCGCTGACGATGCAGGACTTCGCCGTTCTGCTGGTGGGTCTGGCGCTTGGACCGGTCAGCGGATTTGCAGCGCTGGCACTCTATCTGGCTGAAGGAGCGGCTGGAATGCCGGTCTTTACGCCACAGGGTCTGGGTGGCGTCGCTCAACTGATGGGGCCGACCGGAGGCTTTCTGCTTGCCTTCCCGTTCGTGGCAGCCATTGCCGGATGGGGTGCGCGGTCCTTGAAGCTCAATAACCGCTTCGCCCGTGCCGCCGTAGCCTGCGCATTGGCAAGCATCGTCCTGTTTGGCTTTGGCGCAACGTGGCTGGCACAGTATCGCCATCTGGCACCGATCTCCGTGATGAACATGGCCGTCACGCCATTTATCCCCGGCAACCTGGTCAAGATTGCTGCCGCGGCGGGAATCTTCAGCGCCATCGATCGCTGGCGTCGCAACTAGCCTCGCCGGCATCTCTTTCTCAGGCACCGCAACGTGCCTTTCACATTCGCTCAACACTCCCAGAGGAATACTTGCATCATGAATGCCGCACAAACAGCAACACAAGAAATTAGCATTGCTCACAGCCCTGACTCCGATGATGCATTTATGTTTTACGGGCTGGCGACGAACAAGGTCCGCGTTCCTGGCTACAAGTTCACCCACGTGCTGACGGACATCGAAACGCTGAACCATAAGGCCATCAACGAGGCCTTCTACGATGTCACAGCGATCTCCTTCCATGCCTATCCGTATCTGCAGGACAACTACACACTGATGGCCTGCGGTGGCAGTGTAGGCGAAGGCTATGGCCCGATGGTGGTCGCCAATCCGAAGGTGACTCTAGCTGACGTCAAGAAGAAGCGGATCGCCGTTCCGGGTACGCTGACGACTGCCTTCCTCGCCCTGAAGCTGTACTACCCCGATTTCGAGACGACGGTTGTCCCCTTCGACAAGATCATTCCAGCAGTCACCTCCGGGGAGTTTGATGCTGGCCTGATCATTCACGAGGGCCAGCTCACCTATGCGAACGATGGCCTGGTCAAGCTGATCGACCTTGGGCAGTGGTGGCGCGAGCAGACCGGCCTGCCGTTGCCTCTCGGCGGCAATGCGATTCGTCGCTCGCTAGGCCAGGAGACGATGCTGATGGCCACGAATGCTCTTCGCGACAGCATCCAGCACGCGCTGGATCATCGCGAAGAAGCGCTGGCGTATGCGATGCAATTTGCACGCGACCTCGACACAACGCTGGCCAATCGCTTTGTAGGCATGTACGTGAACGAGCGGACGCTGAACTACGGCGACGATGGGCGCGAGGCCATTCGCAAGCTGCTCGACATGGGCTATGAGCGCGGCATTATTCCTCATCGCGCGAATGTGGATTTCGTTGGCTAAATTGACATGCCTGCGGCATCCACAAATGCCGCAGGCTGTGTTATTCTTAAAAAGTTGACCGATTGCAGTTTTTCTTCATAGAAACAACTCTCGTCAACGTTCCAAAAACCTGGACGCGTAGCTCAACTGGCAGAGCATTCGACTCTTAATCGACAGGTTGAAGGTTCGATTCCTTCCGCGTCCACCACTTTCCTAACTGAAAACAAATAACTTCCATAACGAATGCCTCGTGCGGAAGGATAAGCCGAATACGGTTATATACGGGCAATTTCGGGCACCGACTGACACACTTTTGCCACACCACTTCCCCTCTATCGCTGTGCAAATAATGCAGCTAGTTACGGCTTGGAATCGGAGCTACAGCCTGACTGCAAGCCCCGGAAGAACTGCACGCACGCACACCAAAGAAGACGTTGTCTTTTGACACCGGCAGACGCACACTGTTCGGTTCTCCTCCCGGAAACTGTTTAGCGTCCACAAAATACTGCCAATCATTCATGGCCGTCTCACGCCATACGATTTGATACGTGACGGGCTGCGCATAACTCGTCGGCACATCCCATTTGAGGATCGTGTCGTTGTCCAGATTGGAAGTCGCTACCCTAACGCGTTGCGGAGTACCAGGAGAGTCCGCCAGCGTACCCAGTGTGGCAATATTCAGTCGCGCCACCTGCGCAATGTAGCTGAAGTCATCGAACTTCAGCAGATCTCCGTACTCCTTTCCATTCTCCGTGCGAACGTGCTGGTGCTGATGATCGAAGTTCTCGCGCCACTCGGTAAAGCGTACTGCGGCAAATCCCACTTCGCTGAACGAACGATGGTCTCCGCCACGCAGAAAGCGGTCGAGACGAAGCTCCATCACAGGCCGAAAGCTACCGGCGAAGTACGTTCGCCCGACAGCGAGCACCTCGCGGGCCAGCTGACGCGACGGAGTCTCACTTTCTGCACCGAGACTGAGCGTCTGGCGAATCTGTTCCAGGGGAGCCGAAGGCAGAATCCCCTGCGAGAAGACGCGAATGCGTTGCTTCGACTGAAGCCGATCACCAGGAGTCGTATCGCCACCAACGATATCGTTGTTAAGAACACCTTCCAGCTGCCAGCCTTCCTTGCGGGCACGCTCGGCAAGGTGACGCGATCCATTCAACCCCTGCTCTTCTCCCGCAACCGCAACAAAAACGATCGTGCCAGGAAATTTGAATCGGCTCAGAACGCGTGCGGCTTCCATAGAAACGGCGGTACCGCTGGAGTCGTCGTTCGCCCCGGGCGCAAAGTCATGCGTATTCATAACGTCGGTCTCGCGCGTGTCATAGTGACCAGTTACCAGATACATGCGCTTCGCAGCAGTGGGATCGGTTCCCTTCATGACCGCAACAACATTCCGCAGCGGAGTCGGTTTGACGATGCGTGGAGGGCCGTTATTCAGCCCCGGCTGTGGCTGCTCGATGGACTCGTCCAAGAACACCTCCAGGCATCCTCCGCACTCCTTGCCATAGCTTTCGAACTGCGATTTGATCCAGTCGGCGGCAGCGAAGACACCTGTTCCCGGTTTCAGATCCGTTTCCGTGGAAGAGAGCGTCGAGCGATTATGAAACTCGACCAGATGCGTGATATTCGCCTTGATGTGCTCCGATGAGACAAGCTTCAGGGCAGCTGCAATCTGGGGGACAACATGGTCCGCCTTCAGCGGAGCTCCAACCGCCTGAAAGTCCAGCTTCGCCTCAGGAGCAGCCTTCTGCTGAGCAAAGAATACAGAAGGCAACCACAGGACAACCGCTGTTGCGAGACAAGGCGAAAGCTTTATCATGAGGTGCCCCATCCAAGATCAGAGATAAAGATGATATTACCGGCGAATCCTTACGAGCGCTTTTCTGCCGAGAGCAACTGTTCTGCTTCTGCCGGTGTCAGCCAAAGTGAACGCTGGGAAGGCCGTTGCCGCTGGAGAATACGTGGCACGGCATCAAGCCAGCGACGGCGGAGATGATCACCTGGAGCAAGCATCGCCGCGGCTCGAGTATCGAAGGCACGTTGCTCGGCAGAGGAGTTGAACGTCAACGTAGAGAGTTCCCAGCCATTCGGGCGGGTGATGGAAGCAATCAACTCGCCTGCCAATCTGTATCCCGGAACATGAGAAGTCGCCGTGAAGTCGATGAGCGTGGCCCCCAGTTCCTTAAAAGCCTCAGAAGATGTGGCCACAACTGGCTCGAGTTCTTGAGTAGAGGTAAAGATTGTGACCAGCGCAGGAGCGAGACCACGAGAGACGATCTCAGCCAGAGCACGGGAAGGACTAGCAGCCAGAGCAACCGATAGCGGAGCACGCTTGCGGACCTCGTTCTTCATCGCGCGAATGGCTTCGTCCAAAGTATTGACGACGAAATCCACGGCGCCAGTACGGACCACCTCGCGTATATCGTCTGGCGAATTGTCGATGGAAAGAGAGACCGCCCCCGCAATATTCGAGGCGATAGCGAATGCGCGGCCCTGCGCATTAAGGCCGATAGAGAGAACCAGGGAGCCAGCCCAATCCGACTTGAGCGCAAAGAGTGCCGTAAGCGCTTCCAGTGCTTGAGGCTGCAGATCAGATGTGGGGTCTCCGGGCATGCGTCTCTAAGGGTAATGGATATCGGGCAAAATCCTGCCAGTGGTTCGACCATCCTCCGAGTACTGGACACGATCTTCTCCTTGAATCGGCGATAAAATAGATAGCTATGGCTACCGCTGATATCGCCCCTCCTACCCTTCTCCGTACCGCAGAGACACCGTTTGCCAATGAGCCCTTTGTCGACTTTTCCACAGCCGAAAACAAGCGGGCCATGGAAGACGCGCTGGCCAAGGTCGAAAGTATGTTGGGGCAGGAGTACGACAACGTCGTTGGTGGCAAAAGGCTGAGAACAGCGAGCAAGATTATCTCGGTGAATCCAGCCCGCCCGAAGCAGGTGATCGGCATTCACCAGCGGGCCGAAGCCGACCTGGCCGAACAGGCAGTCGAAGCTGCGCTGGCAGCATTTCCGGCATGGAGCAAAACGTCTGCATCCGACCGCGCCGCTCTACTGTTTCGCGCAGCCGACCTGATTCGTGAGAGAAAGTTTGAGTTCCTGGCGTGGCTGACATTGGAGGTTGGCAAGAACTGGGCCGAGGCAGATGCCGATGTGGGCGAGACGATCGACTTTCTGGAGTTCTATGGGCGTCAGGCGCTGAAGCTGGATGCCGCGAAGACACCGATCCAGTTCCCCGGGGAGCGCAACCAGCTTCGCTATCTTCCTTTGGGCGTGGGTGCAGTGATTCCACCGTGGAACTTCCCCTTCGCCATCATGGCTGGCATGACGGCAGCAGCGATCGTGTGTGGCAATACGGTCATTCTCAAGCCTTCCGTCGATGCACCGACGATTGCTGCGAGATTCTTTGCCCTGCTGGAGGAAGTTGGGCTGCCGGATGGCGTTGTCAATCTGTGTCAGGGTGAAGGGCCGGAATTCGGCTCAGCCGTTGTCGCACATCCACAGACGCGGTTTATCGCCTTTACGGGGTCGAAGGCCGTGGGGCTGGAGATTCACGAAAGCGCGGCGAAGACGCAACCAGGACAAATCTTCATCAAACGCACGATCCTCGAGATGGGTGGTAAGGATTCGATCATCGTGGATGAGGATGCAAATCTCGATGCCGCCATCGAGGGAGTGGTAGCGAGCGCATTCGGTTTCAACGGCCAGAAGTGCTCGGCCTGCTCGAGGGCGATTGTCGATGAGCGCATCTACGACATCTTCTGCGAGCGGCTACAAGCGCGTGTCGCCGAAATCAAAACCGGCGATCCGGCGAAAAACATCTATACCGGCCCAGTGATCAGCCCGAAGTCGTACAACAAGGTTCTGAGCTACATCGAAATCGGAAGGAAGGAAGGCCGCTTGCTGAATGGTGGCAGTGCCATCCAGACGGAGGAAGGTGGCTACTATATCCAGCCGACTGTTTTTGCCGATGTAAGCCCAACAGCCCGGATTGCGCAGGAGGAGATTTTTGGCCCGGTACTGGCGATCATCAAGTCGAAGAACTTCGACGACGCGCTGTCGATTGCCAACAACACCGAATATGGTCTGACAGGCGCTCTCTACTCCACCTCACGCGAGAAGCTGGATCGTGCACGCGAAGAGTTCCACGTAGGCAATCTGTACTTCAACCGTAAGTGCACCGGAGCCATGGTCGGCGCGCATCCCTTCGGCGGCTTTAACATGAGCGGCACCGACTCAAAGGCGGGCGGCGCCGATTACCTGCTGTTGTTTACACAGGCAAAAAGCATCGCCGAGAAGCTCAGCTGACACATTTTCCCGCCAAAACAAAAAGCCCGCGTAAAAGCGGGCTTTTCCATGAATGGAACTATCAGGCGGTCTTCATCTCAATCAGCGTGCCGGCCTTGGCGGCAGCCTCGGCTAGAACGCGATGATGAATGGTGAAGAGAGCAAGCTCAAGGCGGTCGGAGACGCCTGTCTTGTCATAGATGCCGCGCAGGTAGTTTTTGATGACCTGCTCCTTGGTGCCAAGCTGAGCGGCGATCTCCTTGTTCTTGCAGCCCTGCACAATGAGAGCTACGATCTGCATCTCTTTCGGAGTAAGCCGGTCGCGTACGCGCGCCCCCACGGCATCGCCGGAGTGGATCGCAGTCACATTGGTGCGTTGCTGATAGCGTTGTCCCCGGGAGACGCGACGGATGCAATCCACCAGGTCCGTGGCAGGCACACTGCGGCTGACGATGCCCTCCGCCAGAAGTGCAGAAGCGTCGGCAACCTGTTCGGAATTCTCGACAATCAGAACGAGGCGATGTCCTCCGGTCCGAATGCGTTCAGCGAGCTGCTGCAAATCCGGACGAAGAGTCGACGCCACCAGAACGGCCGCCCCACGATTAGCATCCAGAGCGGTCCATAGGCGGTTGAGATCCTCGCATTGCGCAACAATGCGCATGTCTTCTTCAAGAACCAGAATACGGGCAGCGCCAGCTCGGAAGATCGCCTGATTATCGGCGAGAATAATGCGGTTCATGTGTCCCCTGTCTCCTACGGCGGGATCATGAATGCCCCGCAAGACTCTCATCGGCGATTTTTCGCTCTTTTAGGGCTTGTGTCTTCAATTAGGACAAAAGCGCTATCTCCTGCTCCTAAAGAAGATGACTAAATCATGGTCTATGGTTGTTTGCGGACCGCGGTGAGTTTTGCACCGTTTCCTCACAGTACACAATCTAATCCTAAGCCGGGTGTGCGCTGAAGGCCGTCGGCGAAGTATAACTTAGGTATGCCGAAGCCCATTTTGCTAGCCATCGACGATGACACCAGCGTTCTGGAGGCCGTGGTCCAGGATCTGCGCCATCACTATGGCCAGGATTACCGTATCGTCCGCGCGGCCTCAGGTGGCGCTGCGCTGGATATCTGCCGGCAGTTGAAGGAGCGGGGTGACACCATCGCGCTCTTCCTCTCGGACCAGCGCATGCCCGGAATGACGGGCGTCGACTTCCTGCAGCAGGCCCTGACCATCTATCCGGACGCAAAGCGCGTCCTGCTGACGGCCTATGCCGATACCGAAGCGGCAATCCGGGCGATCAATTCGGCCAAAATTCACTACTATCTCAACAAACCCTGGGATCCACCCGAGGAGAAGCTGTATCCGGTTCTGGACGACCTTCTTGAGGCCTGGAAGCAGGGATACAAGCCGCCGTTCGAGGGTATCCGCGTCGTCGGCC is a genomic window containing:
- a CDS encoding MlaE family ABC transporter permease — encoded protein: MPFVSPEDFAKEKVGAIQEYSILAWQAVANIFSRPRYMADLYTQMDLIGVGSLPTIALTGFFTGSVLALQSASSLKTFGAVSMTGNLVALAMVKELGPVLTGLMLAGRNAAGMASELGSMKVTEQIDAMRALGTDPVRKLVTPRLYATVIMLFFLTIIADAVGIAGGALISVAMLGMNASTYFSSSYRSLQYADIVQGLTKPLFSAFIVATVGCYFGMTTKGGTQGVGRSTTQAVVVSSIFIIFVDLLVTRAMIGIFGR
- a CDS encoding ABC transporter ATP-binding protein → MAEDLLTDDKTKLENAAPGEPVVVFENVSIAFDLKPVLIDVSFNVQPGETRIILGPAGGGKSVLMKLANGLMAPDSGSIQVFGEEITTMRERDLYKLRARIGMVFQESALFDSLSVEDNVAYRLYEEHVPEKEAHERVVEALKFVELEQAINKFPPELSGGMRRRVSIARAIVSRPDLILYDSPTGGLDPITSTTIIELVMKQRDVNHTTSLVITHRLQDAFTLAMNRFDPKTNTMERIPNNGIDESTKFLVLNEGKVVFDGTTRELVSSTDPWLKQYLS
- a CDS encoding flavin reductase family protein, with protein sequence MKFDMEKATHREIYNLLIGLVAPRPIALITSIDEAGIINAAPFSAYNYLCTDPPIVGIGVTDRPTERFVPKDTARNIRRTGEFVINVVTEDIAQQMNICATDFPAGVSELDMANLETAPSAVVKVPRIAQAHAALECREYTTMEIGRSRIILGRVVSMYIEDQYVDPAGPYIRAEELHAIGRMNGLGNYVRTRDSFMNIPRIPYEQWKKEHS
- a CDS encoding FtsB family cell division protein, giving the protein MMAASGKSGAGVRNPSRVVRFYHQALSNWRKGVTVAAAALAIALGYHVVFGQNGLTAYEQKRHDTRQLDEQLKSLQHENELLKGHVDRLQNDPNAIEHQAREELHYTRPGEVIYTLPASAPAPAKDTTAKK
- a CDS encoding biotin transporter BioY — encoded protein: MQSTFSAPQGLAQSSTRSFAESLPGRAVLIVAATVFIAVCAHITVPLPFTPVPLTMQDFAVLLVGLALGPVSGFAALALYLAEGAAGMPVFTPQGLGGVAQLMGPTGGFLLAFPFVAAIAGWGARSLKLNNRFARAAVACALASIVLFGFGATWLAQYRHLAPISVMNMAVTPFIPGNLVKIAAAAGIFSAIDRWRRN
- a CDS encoding menaquinone biosynthesis family protein; its protein translation is MNAAQTATQEISIAHSPDSDDAFMFYGLATNKVRVPGYKFTHVLTDIETLNHKAINEAFYDVTAISFHAYPYLQDNYTLMACGGSVGEGYGPMVVANPKVTLADVKKKRIAVPGTLTTAFLALKLYYPDFETTVVPFDKIIPAVTSGEFDAGLIIHEGQLTYANDGLVKLIDLGQWWREQTGLPLPLGGNAIRRSLGQETMLMATNALRDSIQHALDHREEALAYAMQFARDLDTTLANRFVGMYVNERTLNYGDDGREAIRKLLDMGYERGIIPHRANVDFVG
- a CDS encoding M20/M25/M40 family metallo-hydrolase, which codes for MPSVFFAQQKAAPEAKLDFQAVGAPLKADHVVPQIAAALKLVSSEHIKANITHLVEFHNRSTLSSTETDLKPGTGVFAAADWIKSQFESYGKECGGCLEVFLDESIEQPQPGLNNGPPRIVKPTPLRNVVAVMKGTDPTAAKRMYLVTGHYDTRETDVMNTHDFAPGANDDSSGTAVSMEAARVLSRFKFPGTIVFVAVAGEEQGLNGSRHLAERARKEGWQLEGVLNNDIVGGDTTPGDRLQSKQRIRVFSQGILPSAPLEQIRQTLSLGAESETPSRQLAREVLAVGRTYFAGSFRPVMELRLDRFLRGGDHRSFSEVGFAAVRFTEWRENFDHQHQHVRTENGKEYGDLLKFDDFSYIAQVARLNIATLGTLADSPGTPQRVRVATSNLDNDTILKWDVPTSYAQPVTYQIVWRETAMNDWQYFVDAKQFPGGEPNSVRLPVSKDNVFFGVRACSSSGACSQAVAPIPSRN
- the pruA gene encoding L-glutamate gamma-semialdehyde dehydrogenase gives rise to the protein MATADIAPPTLLRTAETPFANEPFVDFSTAENKRAMEDALAKVESMLGQEYDNVVGGKRLRTASKIISVNPARPKQVIGIHQRAEADLAEQAVEAALAAFPAWSKTSASDRAALLFRAADLIRERKFEFLAWLTLEVGKNWAEADADVGETIDFLEFYGRQALKLDAAKTPIQFPGERNQLRYLPLGVGAVIPPWNFPFAIMAGMTAAAIVCGNTVILKPSVDAPTIAARFFALLEEVGLPDGVVNLCQGEGPEFGSAVVAHPQTRFIAFTGSKAVGLEIHESAAKTQPGQIFIKRTILEMGGKDSIIVDEDANLDAAIEGVVASAFGFNGQKCSACSRAIVDERIYDIFCERLQARVAEIKTGDPAKNIYTGPVISPKSYNKVLSYIEIGRKEGRLLNGGSAIQTEEGGYYIQPTVFADVSPTARIAQEEIFGPVLAIIKSKNFDDALSIANNTEYGLTGALYSTSREKLDRAREEFHVGNLYFNRKCTGAMVGAHPFGGFNMSGTDSKAGGADYLLLFTQAKSIAEKLS
- a CDS encoding response regulator transcription factor, translated to MNRIILADNQAIFRAGAARILVLEEDMRIVAQCEDLNRLWTALDANRGAAVLVASTLRPDLQQLAERIRTGGHRLVLIVENSEQVADASALLAEGIVSRSVPATDLVDCIRRVSRGQRYQQRTNVTAIHSGDAVGARVRDRLTPKEMQIVALIVQGCKNKEIAAQLGTKEQVIKNYLRGIYDKTGVSDRLELALFTIHHRVLAEAAAKAGTLIEMKTA